From a region of the Eublepharis macularius isolate TG4126 chromosome 7, MPM_Emac_v1.0, whole genome shotgun sequence genome:
- the RGS20 gene encoding regulator of G-protein signaling 20 isoform X2, translating to MAGEPPSPTEEPAAANGCEPCKDCPPAPGTEGQTPMGSERMEMRKRQTSVAQETPSSAQEQPGVGNRGSNACCFCWCCCCSCSCLTVRNQDERTRAASHELRTDAIPNCEESSTPTLEDVNAWAQSFDKLMRTPAGRNAFREFLRTEFSEENMLFWMACEELKQESNKNLIEEKARLIYEDYISILSPKEVSLDSRVREVINRNMLEPSQHTFDDAQLQIYTLMHRDSYPRFMNSAVYKDLVQSISEKSTEA from the exons ATGGCTGGCGAGCCGCCGTCTCCGACTGAGGAGCCCGCGGCTGCCAACGGATGTGAGCCGTGCAAAGATTGCCCCCCGGCGCCTGGGACCGAAGGGCAAACT CCCATGGGATCAGAACGGATGGAGATGCGGAAACGGCAAACATCTGTGGCCCAGGAGACACCGAGCTCCGCACAGGAACAGCCTGGTGTAGGAAATCGAGGTTCCAATGCCTGCTGCTTCTGTTGGTGCTGCTGTTGCAGCTGCTCTTG TCTTACCGTTAGGAATCAAGATGAGAGAACAAGAGCAGCATCACATGAACTCAGAACAGATGCCATCCCAAATTGCGAAGAAAG CTCAACTCCTACTCTGGAAGATGTCAATGCCTGGGCCCAATCATTTGATAAATTAATGAGGACACCAGCTGGCAGAAATGCTTTCAGGGAGTTCCTCCGGACAGAATTCAGTGAAGAAAACATGCTTTTCTGGATGGCCTGTGAGGAACTAAAACAAGAATCCAACAAAAACCTAATTGAAGAGAAAGCAAGGCTAATATATGAAGACTATATTTCTATCCTTTCTCCAAAAGAG GTCAGCCTAGACTCCAGAGTAAGAGAAGTCATCAACCGCAATATGCTGGAGCCATCACAACATACTTTTGATGATGCTCAACTCCAGATTTACACTTTAATGCACAGAGACTCCTACCCACGGTTTATGAACTCTGCTGTTTATAAGGACTTAGTTCAGTCAATCTCTGAGAAGTCTACAGAAGCATAG